A genomic window from Streptomyces sp. MST-110588 includes:
- a CDS encoding bifunctional DNA primase/polymerase, whose translation MREILGRRRKLLFRRGGRPALLGAALHCATEWQWPVLPGVGLQAAVRPPGGRTAGGRTTSGWPGRAERAARPCSCPDPDCPVPGAHPFDPGLFAATTDARMVRWWWTNRPDAPVVLATGGRAPCAVSLPAVAGARALAALDHFGVRLGPVVATPTRWSLLVSPYCLEELGELLHSHAWVPSSLRFHGEGGYVVLPPSQIGAGKVRWERPPAAGTGAPWLPQVATIVDALVAASTSAPDGGSRLAY comes from the coding sequence ATGCGCGAGATCCTCGGAAGGCGACGCAAGCTCCTGTTCCGGCGCGGCGGAAGGCCGGCACTGCTCGGTGCGGCGCTCCACTGCGCCACCGAGTGGCAGTGGCCCGTACTCCCGGGCGTAGGACTCCAGGCAGCCGTACGGCCGCCCGGCGGTCGTACGGCGGGCGGCCGTACGACGAGCGGGTGGCCCGGCCGGGCCGAGCGCGCCGCCCGGCCGTGCAGTTGCCCCGACCCGGACTGCCCGGTACCCGGCGCGCACCCCTTCGACCCCGGCCTGTTCGCGGCCACGACCGACGCCCGTATGGTGCGCTGGTGGTGGACCAACCGGCCCGACGCGCCCGTCGTGCTGGCCACCGGCGGCCGGGCGCCGTGCGCCGTGAGCCTGCCGGCGGTGGCCGGGGCGCGGGCCCTGGCGGCCCTGGACCACTTCGGCGTACGTCTGGGTCCGGTCGTCGCCACGCCCACCCGCTGGTCGCTGCTCGTCTCGCCGTACTGCCTGGAGGAGTTGGGCGAGCTGCTGCACTCGCACGCGTGGGTGCCCAGCTCGCTGCGGTTCCACGGCGAGGGCGGCTATGTGGTGCTGCCGCCCTCGCAGATCGGCGCGGGGAAGGTGCGCTGGGAGCGCCCGCCCGCCGCCGGGACCGGCGCGCCCTGGCTGCCGCAGGTGGCGACCATCGTGGACGCGCTGGTGGCGGCCAGCACCAGCGCCCCGGACGGCGGCAGCCGGCTGGCGTACTGA
- a CDS encoding trypsin-like peptidase domain-containing protein, which produces MSTENEGAAVPSEAEPSTAPRAPERAPESGTRPSPAPTAPPAPAAPPQAPQAPQTPSTTASAPADRPAAPPTAPPAAPPSDAPPAPGFAPTAAQGADQPPQPPHGTPAHSTPAPGTPTAAVGTATPATGGWSSPPPPPYGGGGGGDGDTTAVWGAPMPPPKPRRNGGLIAAVLVAALVAGGIGGGIGFWAAGRSDTNSSTTVSASGDPEALNRKPTSVAGIAQKALPSVVTIEAQGASGEGGTGTGFVYDKQGHILTNNHVVASAAEGGRLTATFSDGKKYDAEVVGRAQGYDVAVIKLKNASDAHLSPLPLGRSANVAVGDATIAIGAPFGLSGTVTTGIVSAKDRPVASSDGGGSSASYMSALQTDASINPGNSGGPLMDAGGNVIGINSAIQSAGGGGGFGGESQQSGSIGLGFAIPIDQAKRVADDLIRTGKPIYPQIGVQVGLKDSRDGATISRTGTNGSAPVTPGGPADKAGLKPGDTITKLDNTVIDSGPTLISEIWQHKPGDRVTLTYVRDGKEHTAQVTLDQRTGDK; this is translated from the coding sequence GTGAGCACCGAGAACGAGGGAGCCGCCGTCCCCTCGGAGGCCGAGCCGTCGACCGCGCCGCGGGCGCCGGAGCGCGCCCCGGAGTCCGGCACCCGGCCTTCGCCCGCCCCCACCGCGCCTCCCGCGCCCGCCGCGCCGCCGCAAGCCCCTCAGGCGCCGCAGACGCCCTCCACGACGGCCTCCGCCCCCGCGGACCGGCCCGCTGCTCCGCCCACGGCTCCGCCCGCCGCCCCGCCCTCGGACGCGCCCCCGGCGCCCGGCTTCGCACCCACGGCGGCCCAGGGCGCCGACCAGCCGCCGCAGCCGCCGCACGGTACGCCGGCACACAGCACCCCGGCGCCCGGCACCCCGACCGCCGCCGTCGGCACCGCCACCCCCGCCACCGGCGGCTGGAGCAGCCCCCCGCCCCCTCCGTACGGCGGTGGCGGGGGCGGCGACGGTGACACCACCGCCGTATGGGGCGCCCCCATGCCCCCGCCCAAGCCCCGCCGCAACGGCGGCCTGATCGCCGCGGTCCTGGTGGCCGCGCTGGTCGCGGGCGGCATCGGCGGCGGCATCGGCTTCTGGGCCGCCGGCCGCAGCGACACCAACAGCTCGACCACCGTCAGCGCCTCCGGCGACCCCGAGGCCCTGAACCGCAAGCCGACCTCGGTCGCCGGCATAGCGCAGAAGGCGCTGCCCAGCGTCGTGACGATCGAGGCGCAGGGCGCGAGCGGCGAGGGCGGCACCGGCACCGGCTTCGTCTACGACAAGCAGGGCCACATCCTCACCAACAACCACGTCGTCGCCAGCGCGGCCGAGGGCGGCAGGCTGACCGCGACGTTCTCCGACGGCAAGAAGTACGACGCCGAGGTCGTGGGCCGGGCCCAGGGGTACGACGTGGCCGTCATCAAGCTCAAGAACGCCTCGGACGCCCACCTCTCGCCGCTGCCGCTGGGCCGGTCCGCCAACGTGGCGGTCGGTGACGCCACGATCGCCATCGGCGCCCCCTTCGGCCTCTCCGGAACGGTCACCACCGGCATCGTCAGCGCCAAGGACCGCCCGGTGGCCTCCAGCGACGGCGGCGGCAGCAGCGCCTCGTACATGAGCGCCCTGCAGACCGACGCCTCGATCAACCCGGGCAACTCCGGCGGTCCGCTGATGGACGCCGGCGGCAATGTCATCGGCATCAACTCCGCGATCCAGTCGGCGGGCGGCGGAGGCGGCTTCGGCGGCGAGAGCCAGCAGTCCGGCAGCATCGGCCTGGGCTTCGCGATCCCGATCGACCAGGCCAAGCGGGTGGCGGACGACCTGATCAGGACGGGCAAGCCGATCTACCCGCAGATCGGCGTCCAGGTCGGCCTGAAGGACTCCCGCGACGGCGCGACGATCAGCCGCACCGGCACCAACGGCTCGGCCCCGGTCACCCCGGGCGGCCCCGCCGACAAGGCCGGCCTCAAGCCAGGCGACACCATCACCAAGCTCGACAACACCGTCATCGACAGCGGCCCGACCCTGATCAGCGAGATCTGGCAGCACAAGCCGGGCGACCGGGTGACCCTCACATATGTACGCGACGGCAAGGAGCACACCGCCCAGGTCACCCTGGACCAGCGCACGGGAGACAAGTGA
- a CDS encoding DUF5926 family protein produces the protein MTNGEVPVVGAREPCPCGSGRRYKACHGRSAAQAATELVRRPFEGLPGECDWVALRELVPAATVELTLKGGLPQGVPSVTLATVLPMAWPALRRDNGAVLLGLQNDTASGDISRDLADTLQRALTAEPGTPVAAARAGADGPRLQDLLDLDAPFEPVVHTGFEFWVEDADNASGEVAASLERANAAAIPTARLAGLEGAYWCEAPGKNHLRWVMSHPEEKLLDALARLHAAGTSALGEGTRLVGSFRAHGLVVPVWDLPSQMGAEEAAGPAAAFGERLAGALASDAPLTPEERRARSGLTNRQVTLS, from the coding sequence ATCACCAACGGGGAGGTGCCCGTCGTCGGTGCGCGCGAGCCCTGCCCCTGTGGCTCGGGCCGCCGCTACAAGGCATGTCACGGCAGGTCGGCGGCGCAGGCCGCGACCGAGCTGGTGCGCCGCCCCTTCGAGGGGCTGCCGGGCGAGTGCGACTGGGTGGCGCTGCGTGAACTGGTGCCCGCCGCGACGGTCGAGCTGACGCTCAAGGGCGGGCTGCCGCAGGGCGTGCCCTCGGTGACGCTGGCGACCGTCCTGCCCATGGCCTGGCCCGCGCTGCGCCGTGACAACGGCGCCGTCCTCCTCGGACTGCAGAACGACACCGCTTCGGGTGACATCAGCCGCGACCTGGCGGACACCCTCCAGCGCGCGCTGACCGCCGAGCCCGGTACGCCGGTCGCCGCCGCCCGCGCGGGTGCCGACGGGCCGCGCCTGCAGGACCTGCTGGACCTGGACGCGCCGTTCGAGCCGGTCGTCCACACCGGCTTCGAGTTCTGGGTGGAGGACGCGGACAACGCGTCGGGCGAGGTGGCGGCCTCCCTGGAGCGGGCGAACGCCGCGGCCATCCCGACCGCGCGGCTCGCCGGGCTCGAAGGCGCCTACTGGTGCGAGGCCCCCGGGAAGAACCACCTGCGCTGGGTCATGTCCCACCCGGAGGAGAAGCTGCTGGACGCGCTCGCGCGGCTGCACGCCGCCGGGACGTCCGCGCTCGGCGAGGGCACCCGCCTGGTCGGGTCCTTCCGCGCGCACGGACTGGTCGTACCGGTCTGGGACCTGCCCTCGCAGATGGGCGCGGAGGAGGCGGCCGGGCCGGCCGCGGCGTTCGGCGAGCGGCTCGCCGGGGCGCTGGCCTCGGACGCCCCGCTGACCCCGGAGGAGCGCCGGGCCCGCAGTGGTCTCACCAACCGTCAGGTAACGCTGAGCTGA
- a CDS encoding ATP-binding protein encodes MALVVAQKVPASSIMAVPHGPAGVGSARRRLRDDLLASGIQGGVVDDAVLILSELLSNSYRHARPIYANGAPDSVRAPVPDSICGPARDSGPGAARDAAAEPVPDSVRASWRIDGQGQLTVSVTDGGGPTRPLPATPSVTARGGRGLAIIRSLAKDWGVHDSEGEVTVWAVLSVHDAFAARVDLAPAPLGGETARPTRLPNGVPRPLPNGLPGGLSPALAAELALADLEEPA; translated from the coding sequence GTGGCGTTGGTGGTGGCACAGAAGGTGCCGGCGTCGTCGATCATGGCCGTTCCCCATGGTCCAGCGGGCGTGGGCTCGGCCAGACGTCGTCTGCGCGACGATCTGCTGGCAAGTGGCATTCAGGGCGGCGTCGTCGATGACGCGGTCCTTATTCTTTCGGAATTGCTGAGCAATTCGTATCGGCACGCGCGTCCGATATACGCGAACGGCGCACCGGATTCCGTACGGGCCCCCGTACCGGACTCCATATGCGGCCCCGCACGGGATTCCGGGCCGGGCGCCGCGCGCGATGCGGCGGCGGAGCCCGTACCCGATTCCGTACGGGCTTCGTGGCGTATCGACGGACAGGGGCAATTGACCGTTTCGGTCACCGACGGAGGGGGTCCCACCCGACCACTTCCGGCCACTCCTTCGGTCACCGCGCGCGGCGGCCGGGGTCTTGCGATCATCCGGTCCTTGGCCAAGGACTGGGGAGTGCATGACAGTGAGGGAGAAGTGACGGTCTGGGCCGTCCTGTCGGTGCACGACGCGTTCGCTGCCCGCGTGGACCTGGCGCCGGCTCCCCTCGGCGGGGAAACGGCACGCCCGACCAGATTGCCGAACGGGGTGCCCAGACCCCTGCCGAACGGCCTGCCGGGAGGGCTCTCTCCCGCGCTGGCGGCCGAACTGGCCCTGGCGGACCTGGAAGAGCCCGCGTGA
- a CDS encoding bifunctional DNA primase/polymerase, whose protein sequence is MASSSRHARTSAARPRRPGNDHATALTHALVAAGRGYAVLPLTRTKLPALRSPHRPMPGSAICHGECGRPGHGVHDASSDPLTVRRLFAAAPWATAYGIACGLPPYHLIGIDLDTKNGADGLTALRLITQEHGFALPPTVTVRTPSGGRHLWLSGPASPPAPPVPNSAGRLAPGIDIRGAGGYLVGPGSLTARGHYRLVPGSPRTPAPAPIPFLSLLTAPHTPTPDFPHPSAPVPSSAQALVRFVRTSPIGQRNARLFWAACRAYESGLGQELAPALAEAARRTGLTDREAHTTITSAARPRPRPAHRY, encoded by the coding sequence ATGGCCTCTTCCTCACGCCATGCCCGGACATCCGCCGCCCGCCCCCGCCGGCCCGGAAACGACCACGCCACAGCCCTGACCCACGCCCTCGTCGCGGCCGGCCGCGGCTACGCCGTACTCCCGCTGACCCGTACGAAGCTGCCGGCCCTGCGCTCCCCGCACCGCCCCATGCCCGGATCGGCCATTTGCCACGGGGAGTGCGGCCGGCCGGGGCACGGCGTACACGACGCGAGCAGCGATCCGCTGACCGTCCGCCGGCTCTTCGCCGCCGCCCCGTGGGCCACGGCCTACGGCATCGCCTGCGGCCTGCCGCCGTACCACCTCATCGGCATCGACCTCGACACCAAGAACGGCGCCGACGGCCTGACCGCCCTGCGCCTCATCACCCAGGAACACGGCTTCGCACTGCCCCCCACGGTCACCGTCCGCACGCCCTCGGGAGGCCGGCACCTCTGGCTCTCCGGCCCGGCCTCACCGCCCGCCCCGCCGGTCCCCAACTCCGCGGGCCGCCTCGCCCCGGGCATCGACATCCGCGGCGCCGGCGGCTACCTGGTCGGCCCCGGCTCCCTCACCGCCCGCGGCCACTACCGCCTGGTCCCCGGCTCCCCCCGCACCCCGGCCCCCGCCCCCATCCCGTTCCTCTCCCTCCTGACCGCACCCCACACCCCCACCCCCGACTTCCCTCATCCCTCCGCACCGGTCCCCTCCTCCGCCCAGGCCCTCGTACGCTTCGTCCGCACCTCCCCCATCGGCCAGCGCAACGCCCGTCTCTTCTGGGCCGCCTGCCGCGCGTACGAATCCGGCCTCGGCCAGGAACTGGCCCCCGCCCTCGCCGAAGCCGCCCGCCGCACCGGCCTGACCGACCGCGAGGCCCACACCACCATCACCTCCGCCGCCCGCCCCCGCCCGCGCCCCGCCCACCGGTACTGA
- a CDS encoding glycerophosphodiester phosphodiesterase family protein, translated as MTTARPARDDRPGPPTISVVAHRGASEDAPEHTLAAYRKAIEDGADALECDVRLTADGHLVCVHDRRVNRTSNGRGAVSALELADLAALDFGSWKEGADGTAPQGAGGRGADGAYGGPGTYDTAEAPDRQHEDPERTSVLTLERLLELVTDADRRVELAIETKHPTRWAGQVEERLVELLERFGHTKGTGDLPPPVRVMSFSARSLHRVRAAAPEIPGVYLMQFLTPRLRDGRLPPGVHIAGPGIRILRAHPEYVAKAHRAGHQVHVWTVNSEADVELCTRLGVDAIITNRPKQVRSQLGLA; from the coding sequence GTGACCACTGCGCGCCCGGCCCGGGACGACCGTCCGGGGCCGCCCACCATTTCCGTCGTAGCCCATCGTGGCGCGTCCGAGGACGCGCCGGAACACACCCTCGCCGCGTACCGCAAGGCCATCGAGGACGGTGCCGACGCACTGGAGTGCGATGTCCGCCTCACGGCCGACGGCCATCTCGTCTGCGTCCACGACCGCCGGGTCAACCGCACCTCCAACGGGCGCGGCGCCGTCTCCGCCCTGGAGCTGGCCGACCTCGCGGCCCTGGACTTCGGCTCGTGGAAGGAGGGCGCCGACGGCACAGCGCCACAAGGGGCCGGCGGGCGGGGCGCCGACGGCGCGTACGGCGGGCCCGGCACGTACGACACCGCCGAGGCGCCCGACCGGCAGCACGAGGACCCCGAGCGCACGTCCGTCCTGACCCTGGAGCGGCTCCTGGAGCTCGTCACGGACGCGGACCGCCGGGTGGAGCTGGCCATCGAGACCAAACACCCCACCCGCTGGGCGGGCCAGGTCGAGGAGCGGCTGGTCGAACTGCTGGAGAGATTCGGCCACACCAAGGGAACCGGCGACCTGCCACCGCCCGTCCGCGTCATGAGTTTCTCCGCCCGGTCGCTGCACCGCGTCCGGGCCGCGGCTCCGGAGATTCCCGGTGTCTATCTGATGCAGTTCCTCACCCCCCGTCTCCGCGACGGCCGGCTGCCGCCCGGCGTACACATCGCGGGGCCCGGCATACGGATCCTGCGCGCCCATCCCGAGTACGTCGCCAAGGCGCACCGCGCGGGCCACCAGGTGCACGTGTGGACCGTGAACAGTGAGGCGGACGTGGAGTTGTGTACACGTCTGGGAGTGGACGCAATCATCACCAACCGCCCGAAACAGGTACGAAGCCAGCTCGGCCTGGCCTGA
- a CDS encoding lipid-transfer protein — protein sequence MSLRAADSLGGRAAVVGIGATEFSKDSGRSELRLAVEAVRAALDDAGLAPADVDGLVTFTMDTSPEITVAQAAGIGELSFFSRVHYGGGAACATVQQAALAVASGVAEVVVCYRAFNERSGRRFGAGVRRREPSAEGVALGWNLPAGLLTPASWVAMAAQRYLYAYGLAPEVFGHVTVTARRYAARNPAAYFYGRPVTLADHVASRWIVEPLRLLDCCQETDGGQALVVTSVERARDLARPAAVIHAAAQGAGRAQEQMTSFYRDDLTGLPEMGVVARQLWRTSGLRPSDIDVGILYDHFTPFVLMQLEEFGFCGRGEAAGFVAADALPLNTHGGQLGEAYLHGMNGIAEAVRQLRGTSVNQVPGAARVLVTAGTGVPTSGLVLGTDG from the coding sequence ATGAGCCTGCGCGCCGCGGACTCGCTCGGCGGCCGGGCCGCCGTCGTCGGCATCGGCGCCACCGAGTTCTCCAAGGACTCCGGCCGCAGTGAGCTGCGGCTCGCCGTGGAAGCCGTACGCGCCGCCCTGGACGACGCCGGGCTGGCCCCCGCCGACGTGGACGGGCTGGTCACCTTCACCATGGACACCAGCCCGGAGATCACGGTCGCGCAGGCCGCCGGCATCGGCGAGCTGTCCTTCTTCTCCCGCGTGCATTACGGCGGCGGCGCGGCCTGCGCCACGGTCCAGCAGGCGGCCCTCGCGGTGGCGTCCGGGGTCGCCGAGGTCGTCGTCTGCTACCGCGCCTTCAACGAGCGCTCCGGCCGCCGCTTCGGAGCCGGCGTACGGCGTCGCGAACCGTCTGCCGAGGGCGTCGCGCTCGGCTGGAACCTGCCCGCCGGCCTGCTGACACCCGCCTCCTGGGTCGCCATGGCCGCACAGCGCTACCTGTACGCGTACGGACTGGCTCCCGAGGTGTTCGGGCATGTCACCGTCACCGCCCGCCGGTACGCGGCCCGCAACCCCGCCGCGTACTTTTATGGGCGGCCCGTCACCCTCGCCGACCACGTCGCCTCACGCTGGATCGTGGAGCCGCTGCGGCTGCTGGACTGCTGCCAGGAGACCGACGGCGGCCAGGCGCTCGTGGTGACCTCGGTCGAACGGGCCCGGGACCTGGCGCGGCCGGCCGCGGTGATCCACGCGGCGGCGCAGGGCGCGGGCCGGGCGCAGGAGCAGATGACCAGCTTCTACCGCGACGACCTGACCGGTCTGCCCGAAATGGGAGTGGTGGCACGGCAGTTGTGGCGCACCAGCGGGCTGCGTCCCTCCGACATCGACGTCGGCATCCTCTACGACCACTTCACGCCCTTCGTGCTGATGCAACTGGAGGAGTTCGGTTTCTGCGGGCGGGGTGAGGCGGCCGGCTTCGTCGCGGCGGACGCGCTGCCGCTCAACACCCACGGCGGGCAGCTCGGCGAGGCGTATCTGCACGGCATGAACGGCATCGCGGAGGCGGTACGGCAGCTCCGCGGCACCTCCGTCAACCAGGTACCGGGCGCCGCACGGGTCCTGGTGACCGCGGGGACGGGCGTACCGACCTCCGGACTGGTCCTCGGCACGGACGGCTGA